A single Lolium perenne isolate Kyuss_39 chromosome 6, Kyuss_2.0, whole genome shotgun sequence DNA region contains:
- the LOC127310638 gene encoding BTB/POZ and MATH domain-containing protein 1-like, with product MSSYLSRLVDYLSRSFFPTRSPDVVVRTGEKLFKVVGHSLLEDTRRISECFHVGGYDWAICYCPNGVASSIPDGQFASVFLMLMSDCERVKASFTFSLLQDPAASPATGDGEKNKIHITLTHSFRSKGAKSGLDKFVSKADLAALGYLKDDCLVIKCNLEVIDDRENAIGSIMVPPSSLNTDLRNLLETGHKADLTINIVGSFRRFKVHGCMLAARSPVFRALLCGSMMESKQSRLSIDDTDADVFELLLYYIYNDCLPESMDEATEEATNMAQHLFVAADRYGVERLKLMCQSKLSQSLDVDTVGFVLDLAERCNCCKLKAHCLRYIERNCNRWPAIEETQGFAQLKVNHPLLAQDILAKARRRSKNKRNRKKTGNKLQKK from the coding sequence ATGTCGAGCTACCTATCTAGGCTCGTCGATTACCTTTCTCGAAGCTTCTTCCCCACGCGATCGCCGGACGTGGTCGTGCGCACCGGCGAGAAGTTGTTCAAGGTCGTCGGCCACTCGTTGCTTGAAGATACAAGGAGGATCTCGGAGTGCTTCCATGTGGGCGGCTACGACTGGGCTATCTGCTACTGCCCGAACGGCGTTGCCTCCTCTATTCCTGATGGGCAGTTTGCGTCTGTGTTTCTCATGTTGATGAGCGACTGCGAGAGGGTTAAGGCGTCCTTCACTTTCAGCCTGCTGCAGGACCCTGCCGCATCACCAGCGACTGGGGATGGGGAGAAGAACAAAATTCACATCACTCTCACCCATAGCTTCAGATCCAAGGGTGCTAAGTCGGGTCTGGACAAGTTCGTGAGTAAAGCAGATTTGGCAGCGTTAGGATATCTCAAGGATGATTGCCTAGTGATTAAGTGCAACCTCGAGGTCATTGACGACCGTGAGAATGCTATCGGCAGTATCATGGTGCCACCATCCAGCCTGAACACCGATCTCCGCAACCTTCTGGAGACGGGCCATAAGGCAGACCTGACTATCAATATTGTTGGCAGCTTCAGAAGATTTAAGGTGCACGGGTGCATGCTAGCTGCGCGATCTCCGGTCTTCCGTGCGCTGCTGTGTGGCTCAATGAtggagagcaaacaaagcagactCAGCATTGACGATACGGATGCCGATGTTTTCGAGCTTCTGTTGTATTACATATACAACGATTGTCTGCCGGAGTCCATGGATGAGGCCACGGAAGAGGCGACAAACATGGCGCAACATTTGTTTGTCGCCGCCGATCGGTACGGCGTGGAGAGGCTTAAACTGATGTGCCAGAGCAAGCTTAGCCAGTCACTAGATGTCGACACCGTGGGTTTCGTTTTGGATCTTGCAGAACGATGCAACTGCTGTAAACTGAAGGCTCACTGTCTCAGGTACATAGAAAGGAATTGCAACAGGTGGCCAGCTATCGAAGAAACACAAGGGTTCGCACAACTAAAGGTCAACCATCCGCTCCTCGCGCAGGACATTCTTGCCAAGGCGCGACGACGTAGCAAGAACAAGCGGAATAGGAAGAAGACCGGAAACAAGCTCCAGAAGAAATAA
- the LOC139832330 gene encoding uncharacterized protein: MGVGIIIRDHNGNFLSACRQLLDEVTSPEIAEALAIRHAVTLTRDEDLDRIILVSDCLSVIQRIGSPHRDRSLVGVIMEDVKTLATSLSSVSCRHVNRFCNNSAHSLARRAEPSGSSFYRFVIPEFIRDKLCIDVF, from the coding sequence ATGGGGGTCGGCATCATAATCAGGGACCACAACGGTAATTTCCTGTCTGCTTGCAGGCAGTTACTTGATGAGGTTACTTCGCCAGAAATAGCAGAAGCACTTGCCATTAGGCATGCAGTCACCCTTACTCGTGATGAAGACCTGGATAGGATCATCTTGGTGTCGGACTGCCTCTCCGTCATCCAGAGGATTGGATCACCTCATCGAGATCGGTCTTTGGTCGGAGTTATAATGGAGGATGTCAAGACCCTCGCTACGTCTTTGTCGTCTGTGTCCTGTCGACATGTTAATCGCTTTTGTAATAATTCAGCACATAGCCTTGCTCGTAGAGCTGAACCTTCTGGTAGTTCCTTCTATCGTTTTGTGATCCCTGAGTTTATCCGGGACAAACTTTGTATTGATGTGTTTTGA